A single genomic interval of Oleidesulfovibrio alaskensis DSM 16109 harbors:
- a CDS encoding glycoside hydrolase family 3 protein — translation MKIISNRLCRKVLLAAVLTLIFAHGTARAAAARPSADESAALRSMAGQLLLVGFRGESLSGADSVVRDVTHYNLGGVILFDRDVALGSDRRNIRSVRQLAALTAALQKAAQTPLFVAVDQEGGRVARLSPRHGFAALPSAQKTGAAATTAASADAGSRAGAMLHDVGVNLNFAPVVDVNVRPDNPVIGRAGRSFSADSEAVARHAQAFLQGMASHGVLGCVKHFPGHGSSAADSHLGVADISASWNENELVPYRRLLDGGHVQMIMTGHLFNSRLDPDHPATLSRAVITGLLRGRLGFGGVVVSDDMQMKAITDRYGLEQAVALALNAGVDILLFGNNLTYDADIVPEVVDMIESLVERGVVPRSRIEESFARVLRLKESAGLLPARVRTVQETAGNF, via the coding sequence ATGAAGATAATTTCAAATCGCCTGTGCAGAAAGGTGCTGCTGGCGGCAGTGCTGACACTGATATTTGCTCACGGGACAGCACGCGCTGCTGCCGCCCGCCCGTCAGCCGATGAAAGCGCCGCGCTGCGCAGCATGGCAGGGCAACTGCTGCTTGTGGGATTCAGGGGAGAATCCCTGTCCGGCGCCGATTCAGTAGTGCGCGATGTCACCCACTATAATCTGGGCGGAGTCATTCTGTTTGACCGTGACGTCGCACTGGGCAGCGACCGGCGCAATATCCGGTCTGTCCGGCAACTGGCGGCACTGACAGCTGCTTTGCAGAAGGCGGCACAGACGCCGCTTTTTGTGGCGGTTGATCAGGAAGGAGGCAGGGTTGCCCGTCTGTCGCCCCGTCATGGTTTTGCGGCATTGCCTTCGGCGCAGAAAACGGGTGCGGCAGCCACTACGGCCGCTTCTGCGGATGCCGGAAGCCGTGCGGGAGCCATGTTGCATGATGTCGGAGTGAATCTGAATTTTGCGCCTGTGGTCGATGTTAACGTGCGGCCCGACAACCCTGTCATCGGCAGGGCGGGACGCAGCTTTTCGGCTGATTCTGAAGCCGTGGCACGGCATGCGCAGGCTTTCTTGCAGGGTATGGCGTCTCATGGGGTGCTGGGCTGTGTTAAGCATTTTCCCGGTCACGGCAGCTCGGCCGCTGATTCACATCTGGGGGTGGCGGATATAAGCGCCTCGTGGAACGAAAACGAGCTTGTGCCGTACCGGCGTCTGCTGGACGGCGGTCATGTGCAGATGATCATGACAGGCCATCTTTTCAACAGCCGGCTGGATCCCGATCATCCCGCCACGCTGTCCCGTGCCGTGATCACCGGGCTGCTGCGCGGCAGACTGGGGTTCGGGGGAGTGGTGGTTTCCGATGACATGCAGATGAAAGCCATAACGGACCGTTACGGGCTGGAACAGGCCGTGGCGCTGGCACTGAATGCCGGAGTCGATATTCTGCTGTTCGGCAACAATCTGACCTACGATGCCGATATAGTGCCTGAAGTAGTCGATATGATTGAGTCGCTGGTGGAGCGGGGAGTGGTTCCGCGCAGTCGTATAGAGGAATCCTTTGCCCGTGTGCTCCGGCTCAAGGAAAGCGCCGGTCTGTTGCCCGCACGGGTGCGCACGGTGCAGGAGACCGCCGGAAATTTTTGA
- a CDS encoding EAL domain-containing protein yields the protein MPQFRHSIRFAALLGTLLLSAVFAGVSTLVALWGTNSFAEEQEKQTAAAALKDTVLIMEDSLRHLGEQAQLLAWSNRLYNLLYGGNSGTAELPAAIVERPYTDFQAIVLLDQEGRFLFGRTVFARRDAGVQPDTRLPAPLRAYLETLVPRIHRASPQSGTRGLARIHGELHMLAAVPVLTARMEGPAAGWLALLRKIDEPYIQQLSARSGLRLQLHENTATALPAPLVDLAAIRRLGSAAPPVVTIYEGDTYAGTVLPELKDGLPVAVTGVRVNSLTHIIRQILAENLLLTVPVALAAFMAGFILLDRRVLKRISSLVSAVRASGSGVHAAVRPSGSELDELEMLLSAATDTALRNERDTARIMDSLPVGLMVIDPKTRAIVSLNRAAQEMLGFTEDGLLGRDCSSVVCLATDEPCPMLDTVNPQHHVIRTMRRADRTEITALKSTAHINDGRNDFFMEAFMDITNLERKWLSHRNEAQRLSAAFAGLPAPVTIMDSGLSIIQANKAFWRMTGAGHSVQNEITPLSRFIHPEDLPLLAGLDRSASGVSGVSGDAVAELKLRMVDASDTVHFVLMRMTADAAPRTIVYEDLTARQHYEEERMRQAYTDHLTGLPNRQYLYSAGLEKMAGEAAPEQSAGLCLINIQGLDVANNAAGLAAGDAVLLQAAQRMDKARAADHTLIRYGGDDFLIVMPAPCTADAMKTLAEKLHEAFETPFMTGGTEYTLQLSFGFALYPEHGDTLEELIRRADMAMCHSRFQADGQFCLYHKSLDTLRQYDAGKTGTLRTALENGEFLARYQPVVDLRSGTITGAEALARQVLQNGHESPPAGFKRSAERSGIIWNIDLTILQQACRDAARWHTLGMPAAIAVNISPAFFHRHDFLAHVEAALKDSGLPAGLLTLDMEEAVYLHDYRKALGTLDSLKHMGVRPALGNFGTGYSATAHLHDLGFAALKIDHTIASALPGAPAAALLRSAAGVAGSLDIPALSGGVETEFQRSFLLGLGYAAGQGFLFAPPLPAAQMEKLFTEQPRFSAARS from the coding sequence ATGCCACAATTTCGTCATAGTATACGGTTTGCCGCCCTGCTGGGCACCCTGCTGCTGAGCGCGGTATTTGCCGGCGTGTCAACGCTGGTGGCCCTGTGGGGTACAAACAGCTTTGCCGAAGAACAGGAAAAACAAACCGCTGCCGCCGCCCTGAAGGACACCGTGCTGATAATGGAAGACAGTCTGCGGCACCTCGGTGAACAGGCGCAGCTGCTGGCATGGAGCAACAGGTTGTACAATCTGCTCTACGGCGGAAACTCCGGCACGGCGGAACTGCCTGCCGCCATTGTGGAACGGCCCTATACGGACTTTCAGGCCATTGTACTGCTTGATCAGGAAGGCCGCTTTCTGTTCGGCAGAACGGTTTTTGCCCGCAGGGACGCAGGGGTACAGCCGGACACCCGGCTGCCCGCCCCGCTGCGTGCCTATCTGGAAACACTGGTGCCGCGCATTCACAGAGCATCGCCGCAGTCCGGTACCCGCGGGCTGGCGCGCATACACGGCGAACTGCACATGCTGGCGGCTGTTCCTGTGCTGACGGCACGCATGGAAGGCCCCGCCGCCGGATGGCTGGCGCTGCTACGCAAAATTGACGAACCGTACATACAGCAGCTTTCCGCACGAAGCGGACTGCGGCTGCAGTTGCACGAAAACACCGCGACCGCCCTGCCCGCCCCGCTGGTTGACCTTGCCGCCATCCGGCGGCTGGGCAGTGCCGCCCCGCCGGTGGTCACGATTTATGAAGGCGATACTTACGCCGGAACAGTGCTGCCGGAACTCAAGGACGGTCTGCCTGTCGCCGTCACCGGCGTGCGCGTTAATTCACTGACACATATAATCCGTCAGATTCTTGCAGAAAATCTTCTGCTCACCGTTCCCGTTGCTCTGGCAGCGTTCATGGCCGGCTTTATACTGCTGGACAGACGCGTGTTAAAACGCATCAGCAGTCTTGTCTCCGCCGTCCGGGCTTCCGGCAGCGGCGTGCATGCCGCCGTCAGGCCGTCCGGCAGTGAACTGGATGAACTGGAAATGCTGCTTTCGGCAGCCACGGATACCGCCCTGCGCAACGAGCGTGATACAGCCCGCATTATGGATTCGCTTCCTGTGGGGCTTATGGTGATAGACCCTAAAACACGGGCCATCGTATCGCTTAACAGGGCCGCACAGGAGATGCTCGGATTTACGGAGGACGGTCTGCTGGGCAGAGACTGCAGTTCAGTCGTCTGTCTGGCCACCGACGAACCATGCCCCATGCTCGACACGGTCAACCCGCAGCATCACGTCATCAGAACCATGCGCAGAGCCGACAGGACGGAAATCACAGCCCTGAAATCCACCGCGCACATAAATGACGGCAGAAACGACTTTTTTATGGAAGCCTTCATGGACATCACCAATCTGGAGCGTAAATGGCTTTCGCACCGCAACGAAGCGCAAAGGCTTTCCGCAGCCTTTGCAGGGTTGCCCGCGCCGGTAACCATCATGGATTCGGGCCTTTCCATTATTCAGGCCAACAAGGCGTTCTGGCGGATGACCGGCGCAGGACACAGCGTGCAGAACGAAATCACACCGCTGTCCAGATTCATCCATCCCGAAGACCTGCCTTTGCTGGCGGGACTGGACCGGAGCGCATCAGGCGTATCGGGCGTATCGGGCGATGCCGTTGCAGAACTGAAACTGCGCATGGTTGATGCTTCGGACACGGTGCACTTTGTACTGATGCGCATGACGGCAGATGCGGCTCCGCGGACCATCGTATACGAAGACCTGACGGCACGGCAGCATTATGAAGAAGAAAGGATGCGGCAGGCCTATACCGACCACCTGACCGGTCTGCCCAACAGGCAGTACCTCTATTCAGCCGGGCTGGAAAAAATGGCCGGCGAAGCCGCTCCGGAACAGTCTGCGGGGCTGTGTCTTATCAACATTCAGGGGCTGGACGTGGCCAACAACGCCGCCGGTCTGGCGGCAGGCGATGCCGTACTGCTGCAGGCCGCGCAGCGCATGGACAAAGCCAGAGCAGCGGACCATACGCTGATACGGTACGGAGGAGACGATTTTCTCATAGTCATGCCTGCCCCCTGCACGGCAGATGCCATGAAAACACTGGCTGAAAAACTGCACGAGGCTTTTGAAACGCCGTTCATGACAGGTGGTACGGAATACACCCTGCAGCTGAGCTTCGGCTTTGCCCTGTATCCGGAGCACGGAGACACGCTGGAAGAACTTATCCGCAGGGCGGACATGGCCATGTGCCACAGCCGGTTTCAGGCTGACGGGCAGTTCTGCCTGTACCACAAATCACTGGACACCCTGCGCCAGTATGATGCCGGAAAGACCGGCACCCTGCGGACAGCGCTGGAAAACGGTGAATTTCTGGCCCGTTATCAGCCGGTTGTGGACCTGCGCAGCGGCACCATCACCGGTGCGGAAGCGCTGGCACGCCAAGTGCTGCAGAACGGACACGAATCGCCGCCCGCCGGATTCAAACGCAGTGCAGAGCGGAGCGGCATCATCTGGAACATAGACCTGACCATACTGCAGCAGGCATGCCGCGACGCAGCCCGCTGGCACACGCTGGGCATGCCGGCAGCCATTGCGGTCAACATCTCACCTGCATTTTTTCACCGCCACGACTTTCTGGCCCATGTGGAAGCAGCCCTGAAGGATTCGGGGCTGCCTGCCGGGCTGCTGACGCTCGACATGGAAGAAGCGGTGTATCTGCATGACTACCGTAAGGCGCTGGGCACGCTCGACAGCCTGAAGCACATGGGGGTCCGGCCCGCACTGGGCAATTTCGGTACGGGGTATTCGGCAACGGCCCATCTGCACGATCTTGGCTTTGCAGCCCTGAAAATCGACCATACCATAGCATCCGCACTGCCGGGCGCTCCGGCTGCCGCGTTGCTCCGCTCCGCGGCAGGCGTGGCCGGTTCTCTCGACATTCCGGCTCTTTCCGGAGGAGTGGAAACCGAATTCCAGCGTTCGTTTCTGCTGGGGCTGGGGTACGCCGCCGGTCAGGGGTTCTTATTTGCCCCGCCGCTGCCCGCCGCACAAATGGAAAAACTGTTCACGGAACAGCCGCGCTTTTCCGCCGCACGTTCCTGA